The Blautia pseudococcoides genome segment GTCTTTTCCTTTACTGTTTTACAGATATTGGAAAAATCCTCCCAGGTCCAGTCCGCATCCGGAACTTCCAGTCCGGCCTCTTTAAGTACATCCGGATTGTATCCTATGGTAGCCATGGAAGTGGATAAGGGAATGCCGGCCAGGGTTCCCCCTATGTTTCCTGATTTCACCAGAGATTCCTCCACGCTGCTCACATCAATGGTCCCGTCATCTACGAATTTCTGCAGGTCCGCCAGTGTTTTGTTCTGGGCATATGTAATGATGTAGGAGTAATCCATCTGTACGATGTCCGGGCAGCTCCCCCCCGCCGTCTGTGTAGCCAGCTTTTCCCAGTACCCGTCCCACGATGTGGGCGATGCTGTAAATGTTACATTTGGATGCTCTTCTGTATACGCGTCCAGCAGTTCCTGGGTATATTCATGGCGTGTCTCATTTCCCCACCAGGCAATGGACAAATTAATCCTGCCGTCACCTGTCTCTTCTTTTTTAGATGTCTCTTTACTCTCCCCGGTGGCCCCGCATCCGCTGAGAACGGTTGTCCCAAGAACAGTCATTGTCAGAAATAATGCGATCTTTTTTCTATTCATAACTCTTTTCCTCCATTTCACAGGTTTGTCTCCCTGCCCTCTTTCTAAAATCTATTATAGCTTCCGCCCAGATGAAATAAAATCAAATATTCCGCCCTGTCTGTTCAAAAAACCGTGTTATTCTCCAAATCTATTGTTTTTCCAACCTGGTTTTTATATAATCTGAATTAGATTTTAAATTCATTTAAACTGGGGGATTTTACCATGTTTCAGAAAATGACAGAAAAAGTCCAGAGTATGGCTATGCGGAAGAAATTATATCTGATCGTGATCATCAGCATTGGGATTTTGTCCATTTCCGTACTGTTCTCTTTTTTTCTACTGATGAACGCCTACAATAAACTCCTGTACAAGACCGTAGCAGATTCCCTTTCCTCCTCTGCCGCCAAAATCAGTGACGAATTGGAGAATATCAATGCGGTGTCCACTTCCATGATATCGGACAAATCTCTGCAGCAGATGCTTGGTCAGGTTACAGACGACCCCCATTCAGTCTCCACAACTCTGAATTTCAGCATTTATAATACCCTGGAGACGTATTTTCAGCAATTCCGTTACAATCATCTTTCTTATCTGATACTGGATAATAACAGTCTGCTGACAGAACCATATATGCACACATATATTAGAAGCAGCCAGAAATTCCCTGATCCTGTTTACAGAAACCTGCTCAAAAGTGCGCAGGGCCATCAGGGAAGAGCTGTCTGGGTCACAGAATACAGCAGCAGCTACGGGCTTTTCCTGGTCCGGGAAATACGGAGGATACAGGATGTAAAGCTTGATACCCTGGGAACCCTTATCATCAATGTGGATACCTCGTCCCTGCTTGAGAACAGTTCCCACTACTCCAGTCAATTCGGCAAGGCCTCCTATCTCCTGACAGAGGGCAGCGACATGATTGGAGCCAGCGAAAAGCTTACTGCGGACGATATCCGCATGATTCAGGAAAAGTTGTCTGCTGCTTACGGAATGATAAGTGTTTCTCAGGGAAAATACTTTGTTGTCAAAAATAAGATACCTTTTTTTGAATGGGATTTTTATAGTCTGATACCGTATAATTCTGTCTTTAACTCTCTGCTGGCAGCCCAGATTCTTTTTTTTACAGCTTTGGCAGCAAGTCTGGCAGCAGCCATTTTCCTGTCCCGCTATTTTATCCGGACGCTTATGGTCCATCTTGACAGGCTGATACACAAGATCCGGCTCTTTGGAGAAAATGACGGGACACTGCCGGATACCTTCCAAACCTGCAGCTATGCCAAAAGAAACGATGAGTTCGGTATCCTCCATCAGAATTTTGACAATATGGCGGACCAGATACATCATCTCATCCATGTGAATTACCAGAATGAGCTATTGATGAAGGATGCGCAGATCAAGGCCCTGGAGACACAGATAAATCCGCATTTTTTGTACAACACTCTGGAATCCATCAACTGGAGGGCCAAAGATCTGGGAGAACAGGACATATCCCGGATGGTAGAGTCACTTGGATATCTGCTTCGCGCCGCTTTATCACAGAAATCCAAGACATTTTCCATCCGCCAGGAACTGGAATTTGTAAACTGCTACCTGACGATCCAGAAAATACGCTTTGCTGACCAGCTCCGCATTGGGATAGAGGCGGATGAAGATTTGATGGATATACAGATACCAAAACTGATCATCCAGCCGCTGGCTGAAAATGCGATCCATTATGCACTGGAAGAGATTATGGATGAGTGCTATATCCAGATCAATATCTTCAGGGAGAATCACCTTATCTACATAGAAGTGAAAAACAGCGGTTCCCAATTCGAGGAAAACCTGCTGAATAAACTGAAGGATGAGCGGATAAAGCCAAATGGTTTTGGTATCGGGCTGCTGAACATCAATGAACGGCTGAAGCTCACCTTTGGAAATGAATACGGACTTACACTATACAATCAGGATAACCT includes the following:
- a CDS encoding sensor histidine kinase, with the translated sequence MFQKMTEKVQSMAMRKKLYLIVIISIGILSISVLFSFFLLMNAYNKLLYKTVADSLSSSAAKISDELENINAVSTSMISDKSLQQMLGQVTDDPHSVSTTLNFSIYNTLETYFQQFRYNHLSYLILDNNSLLTEPYMHTYIRSSQKFPDPVYRNLLKSAQGHQGRAVWVTEYSSSYGLFLVREIRRIQDVKLDTLGTLIINVDTSSLLENSSHYSSQFGKASYLLTEGSDMIGASEKLTADDIRMIQEKLSAAYGMISVSQGKYFVVKNKIPFFEWDFYSLIPYNSVFNSLLAAQILFFTALAASLAAAIFLSRYFIRTLMVHLDRLIHKIRLFGENDGTLPDTFQTCSYAKRNDEFGILHQNFDNMADQIHHLIHVNYQNELLMKDAQIKALETQINPHFLYNTLESINWRAKDLGEQDISRMVESLGYLLRAALSQKSKTFSIRQELEFVNCYLTIQKIRFADQLRIGIEADEDLMDIQIPKLIIQPLAENAIHYALEEIMDECYIQINIFRENHLIYIEVKNSGSQFEENLLNKLKDERIKPNGFGIGLLNINERLKLTFGNEYGLTLYNQDNLAAASIRLPYPEDKGGVF